In Phycisphaerae bacterium, the genomic stretch ACCCCACCATCCGCCGTGAATATTGTCGGGGAACAAGCAGATGCCGACGAGCTTACCCGTTCCGCTGGTCTCGATAAGCGGATAGTCGAAGCTCTCCGAGGCGATTTCGCACCGGAACTTGGCCTTGAAGTACGCCCAGTCTTCCGGCACCTCCTGCGTCCGGTAGGCGACGGCGACCTCAACCGGCGCCGGCTGCTTCCCTTCGTTGACCAGATCGATCTTTGCCCTCGACCGGAAGGGCATCGGAAAAAAGCAGTAGTTCATCGAGTCGGTAATGCCCATCGGGTACGACTTGTACTCAACGTCCTTGGGCTCGCCGAAAAAATCGCCGATCGGGCAACACACCGACGGCTCCGTCTCGTCGTCCCAATAGATCCGCAACCCCACCTTTCGCGTGGCCCATTTCTCGGAGGAATTCACCTTCGCCCGAAACTGTCGAATGACGGCCGGCCCTTCCAACTCCGCGACCACAAGTCGCTGGCCCGGCGCGATCGTTTCTTTCTTCGTCGCGAAGCGATCGAGAGGATGCGCGCCCGTCTGGCCGCATCTCGACCACTTCAAGGCGGTCTCCTCAACCGCGGCCCGCTGCGACTCGGTCAGCGGAAGCTTGAACGTCGGCACCGTCCAGTCTTTCGGAAACGTCCTGTAGTCGATGATGTAGTAGTGGCCGGGCGTCTTGCCGGAACCGTCCGGCTGCGGAATCACGCTGGTTACCTTGCAGCTCTTCGCGAATGGAATGGGCAGGTAAATGTTCGAAGCCGAATTCACGTCGTTGGGATCCCGTTTCCAGACCAGCGGCCGCACGAACGGCGCAATAACACCCGTGCAAAGCTTGCTGAAATCCCACTCGTACGTCGGCTTGGCGTCTCCATCCAGGTAGAAACGGATGACGCCTTGCGGGTTCGCCGACCAGATCCGGAAAATGCATCCGGGGCCGTCCATTTCCGCCATGACCCCCTCCTTGGTCTGCGGATCGATTCGCAGATAGTTGCCCGCGTCTCCATTGGCGTCCCAATTGATGTAGCTGTTGGTCGCGGCGTCATATTGGCTTGCCCGGTCATAACTGCTGAATTGCAGGCAACGCACCCCGGGCTCAATCACCGGAAGACGGTCCAGATCGGTCAGGTGGGCCAGCAGATCCTCATAGGTCAGTTCCTTGGCCGCCGCCGAAACCGGCCGACCGCCGGCCGAAAGGAGCACCAACGCGATCACTGCAACGTCTGTAAGTCTCCTACTCATGGCACTTAGCTCCCAGGAAGGAACAGTAAACGTCCGCACCGTTTTGCGGCGTGATGGTAAGCCTGCCCGGGCCGGATCGCAACTGCCGCGACGGAATTCGCGATCGCCCAGATCCGCTCAAGCAAAATCCCATGCCCGCCCGATAATTATCGCGACGGGCGACGCTCCGACGACCGCGCCCGTATGTGAGTGAGGACGAACCCGTGACAACCCCGCAGTCTGTGTGTCCCTATCTCGACAGCGGCGATGCGCGCTGTGCCGGCCTGTGGACCATGACCAATCTGCGGGAAGTGTTCCGCTTGTGCGCCCATGACCATGAGTCATGTCCCATTTACCATAGGATCCGAGCAGCCGAGATCCGAATCGGTGCCCGACTTGCGACTCCGCAGTTGGCCTCAGCCTGAAAGCAGGGCGGCGCCTGCGCTGTCCTGGTGCGCTCAGATCGAGGCCTTCTTGCGGTACCTCAAGATCGAGGCCGGCCTGTCAGAAAACACACTGACTGCTTATCGCCATGACCTGACGTCCCTTGCCGGCTTCTGCGCCGACCAGCGCATCGACATCAAGACGATCAACGTCCGCCATATTCAGGCGTTCATGGTTGCTTTGCGCGAATCGGTCAATCTCGCCGAGTCGTCCATCGCGCGGCGCCTTGTGGCGGTCAAACTCTTTCTGAGGTACCTGCATCAACACGGCCTGACGGACGAGGATGTCTCCGCGCTGGTCGAGACGCCCAAGAAATGGCAGCACCTGCCGCGCGTGCTCAGCAGACAGGACGTGGATAAGCTTCTGGGTCTGCCCAACGAAGCCGACGACCCGCTGGCCCTGCGCGATCGAGCCATCCTCGAGTTGTTTTATGCCACCGGCCTTCGGGTGAGCGAACTCGTCGGCTTGGTCCTCGGCAGCGTCCATCTCGACATCGGATACCTCCGCTGCATGGGCAAGGGGCGCCGCGAGCGGGTGGTGCCGATCGGCTCCCGGGCCATCGAGGCGCTGAGAGAATACCTGACCATCCTGCGGCCTCAGTTGGTCGACGGAACATCGAGCGACCGGCTTTTCGTTTCACGGACCGGCAAGCCGCTGGATCGCACGAACTGCTGGCGCCTTGTGGTCAAGTACGCACGACAGATGGGCGTGGCTGGCAGGCTGTCCCCGCACACGCTGCGGCACTGTTTCGCAACGCACCTGCTGGCGGGAGGGGCGGACCTGCGCGTCGTGCAGGAACTCCTCGGCCACGCGGACATCAGCACGACCCAGATCTATACGCACGTTGACAACTCGCGGCTCAAGGCTGTTCACCGCCAATTCCATCCGCGCCAGTAGCCTGCGACATCGGACTTTGGCAACCCCGGCCGTGAAACCTGCTTTCTTCGCAGGACGCGGCAGCGCTGCGGCCTGCCAAAGGGCGCATCTGCTGTTCGAGACTTCCTTATTCGGTTCTGTTCGGCCCCCGGTACTGGGTCATTGGTGACTATGTCCGTGCTCACCGGCGGTGCCCCTAAGCAGCTCCCGCATCCGCGCCATCGCCTGATCTCTCGACATCAGCCGATCATCCAGTTGCTCGTCGTATAACCGGTCCAGGATCTCTCTGAATCGCGGGCCGGGTTCCAGGCCTGCGGCGATCAGGTCATCGCCGGTGACGAACGGTGGGGGGGCCACCTCCTCGGGCGGGATCGACGCCTTTCGCCGCCGGGCGATCTCGTTGCCGTCAAGCGGCAGCCCTCGAGCCAGGCAGATCGCCTGATGCAACTCCAGAAGCTCCTCGAAACCCTCATGGGCGATGAGCATCTTCATGGCTGGCAGGCACAGGACTTCCGCATGATGGATGTCGTCAACGTGCTCGATCAGCCAGGTGATCCGGCCGCTCTGGTGATTGCTGCAGCGCAGATCTCGGGCTATTTGTCGAACGGAGGCCGGCGGATACGCGTTCAGCAGGGCGGCCATACTCAGGACGAAACCCGCTTGCTCGGGCAACTTGCTCAGCACGCGAATGCTGTCCGCCACGCGGTCACGAGGCCAACGCCCGTTCGGCCACAGGTGATCCAGAAGGCCCAGTTCCGCAATCTGCCGAACCGCCTCGGCCCGCGACGGGTGCGACAGCATCTTCTCCAGCTCCTCGCGGATTCGCTCGGGGCTGATACGACCGATGTGCTCGGCCTGCTCCCGAATGGCGGCGGCGGTGCCCGGCTCAATCGGAAACCCGAACCGGGCCGAGAACCGCACCGCTCGAAGCATGCGCAAATGATCCTCGGCAAACCGCCGGGCCGGATCTCCAATCGCCCGGATGATACCGGCCTCCAGGTCCCTTCGCCCGCCGACGTAGTCGATGACCTCCTTGCTGATCGGGTCGTAGAAAAGCCCGTTGATCGTAAAATCACGCCGTTGGGCGTCCTCCTCGGCTGTTGTGAAGACGACCTTCCCCGGATGACGCCCGTCCCGGTAATCGAGGTCGGTGCGAAACGTTGCGGTCTCGATCCAATGCGGACCCTGGCGGACCATGACCACGCCGAACTTGGCTCCGACCTTGCGTGTTCGCGTGAACAGCTTGATGATCGTGTCGGGTAGGGCGTCCGTGGCCACATCGATGTCCGTCGGCTCCCGACCCAGCAACATGTCGCGCACGCTGCCGCCGGCCCAGAAAGCCTGATGCTCGTGCTGGCGAAGCCGTTTCACCACCCGCAAGGCGGCGTCTTGAATCGACAGCGGCCGTTTCATTCTTCTTCCTCGTCCCCCGATACGGATTCGCTCCGGACCGCTGCCCCACAACGAGGCGTGCTCATGAAGCGGAAGGTCATCGACCCCACGTCCCGCCGTTCGAGCTCGACCAGCGGAGAGAGGTCCGGACCGCCCGTGGGGTTCCGCTGGTGCCGGATGACGATCATGGCATCATCGGCAATGACCGGATCGACGGCCAGCCTTTGAAGCAGTGGCCTCATCGCTGGATGAGGCGATGGTCCGGTCAACAGACGGTAGGGGGGGTCAACCAGCACGATGGAATAGACATCCGGCGGCCCCGGCGGCGGAGGGAACTCGCATTCCGTCGCATCGGCGCGCAGCACCCGCCCCCGGGCCTGCGAGACGCCCAGTGAATCGAGATTCTCGCGAATGAGAGCAACGGCGGGGCGGTGTTGCTCGACAAACAATGTGAAACGGGCCCCTCTGGATAACGACTCGATACCCAACGTGCCCGTGCCGGCGAAGAGATCCAGGACCGCCGCAGGCGGAAGCGTACCCGGGCGTGCAAGGCGATGTCCGAGAACATCGAACAGCACCGTCTTGGCACGATCGGTGATCGGACGCGTCCGGTTCCCCTCAGGACCGGCGATCTGACGTCCTCGCCATTGTCCGGCAATGATCCGCATGAAAACCAGCGTATCCCCCGACGTTGCCCATGGCAACGCCGCCGAACAGAGGAGGTTAAGCGCGAGTCGATGTTGCCGCAAAGACGCCTTTTTCGTACAATCACCGCTTTGGTCATGGAGACAACCGCATTATGAAACCACCGACAGTCCCCCCTTCGACGGACCTCTGCGGCAAGTGCGTCGGCCTCTGTTGCCGGTACTTCGCCTTGGCCATCGACAAGCCGGAAACACGGCGGGATTTCGAGGATATCCGCTGGTACCTGCTGCACGAAGACACTGCCGTGTTTGTCGAGGAAGGCCAGTGGTATCTGCAAATCAACCGCAAGTGCCGAGCCCTGATGCCTGACAACCGTTGCGCGATCTACGAAGAACGACCGCCCATTTGCAGGTCGTACAAAACGCACAATTGCGACTGGCACGGCGACCAGTACGAGTACGAACGTGTTTTCGTCGACCCCGACGATATGACCGCATACGCCAGGGAGTACTTGTCGAAAAAGCGAAAGAGCCGGGCAGCCGCCCGCAAACGCCGGAAGGCCACCGCCGCCCGGAAAGCACGGCAGCTCAAGGTTCGCAAGACCGGGCCGGCCCGACGGCCGCGCATCGCGATCCCGTTGCTCAAGTCCGCGTGAACCGTCTTCTCCGTCGGCCGAAAGTGAAGAACATGAGGTTTCAGGCACCCAAGGGCACCCGAGATTTCTACCCCGAAGATATGGCCGCGCGCAACTGGATCATGGACACCTGGCGCCGGGTCTCGCTCCGCAACGGATTCGAAGAGTATGACGGCCCGATCTTCGAGCTGCTGGACCTCTATAAGGCCAAGAGCGGCGAGGGGATCGTTTCCGAACTGTTCCACTTCGAGGACCGCGGCGGACGCGAGTTGGCCATCCGACCCGAGATGACACCGACGCTCGCCCGAATGATCGCCGCTCGGGCCAACTCGCTGCCGCGCCCTATCAAGTGGTTCAGCATGCCAAGGCTGTGCCGGGCCGAACGTCCGCAACGGGGCCGGCTGCGCGAGTTCTTCCAATGGAACATCGACCTCGTCGGAGTCGACGACGTGGTCAGCGACGCCGAATGCATCCTCGTGGCCATCGACTTCTTCCGCGAAATCGGGCTCACGCCCGATGATGTGGTCATGAAGATCAATTCACGTTCCCTGCTGTCGTCGCTCCTTGCCGCCCAAGGCTTCGAAAAACAGCGGCATGAGGATGTCTTCGCAGTTCTTGACAAGCGGGACAAGCTTCCTCCGGAAGCCTTCGTCGAGGCCGTTGAGAAGGTGGCCCGCAACGCTAACGAAAAGGCGGCGCTTCTGGAGATCGGCCAGGCCGCCGGTGACGAGGGTCTTGCCGACCTGGCCGGGGTGGCACTCGAAAACCAACCCGCCCAAGCCGAGTTGGCCCGCCTCAAGCAACTGCTCGGGATGCTGGCCAGAATGGGCGTCGGCGGGTATTGCCGGTTCGACATGGGCGTCGTTCGCGGTCTGGCATACTACACCGGCGTGGTGTTCGAGGCGTTCGGCAAGGGTGAGTTTCAGCGAGCGATCTGCGGCGGCGGCCGGTACGGTTTCCTCCTCGAAGCGGTGGGTGGCCCGCCCATGTCCGGCATCGGATTTGGCACCAGCGACGTGGTCATCCTGACTCTGCTGACCGAATTGAACCGATTGCCTGCGGAGGCAAAGAAGATCAGGCAGGTCGACCTCTTCCTGATCGACGCCGACCCGACTTTGTTCGATGAAGTGTTGGCGTTAGCAGCCCGGCTGCGAAAAGCAGGTTTCGCCGCTGAGTTCAGTTACCGTCGCCAGGCCCTCGGCAAGCAGCTCAAGCAAGCCTCCGCGTGCAACGCCTCGCGAGCCGTCATCGTCGGAAGCGAGTACACGCAAAGACAGGTTGTCTGTGTGAAAGACCTGGCCAGCGGCCGGCAAACCGAAGTCGGCATCGAGCGCTTCTTGGCTGACCCCCTTGACCGGCGCTCGTCAAACAGCTAGGGAGCAGGACAATCATGGCTCGTAAGAGCCACCATTACGAGTCGGCCTTCGAGGACTACCTCCGAGTCAGGAACATACCGTTCGTGTCCGTGGACGAAACGCGGCGGGTCGTGTTCGCGGGAACAAGAATCAAATCCTTTGACTACGTCGTCTATCCGCCGGCCGGACGAGCTTGGCTGGTCGACGTCAAGGGCCGGCATTTCCCATACGTCGATGAGCAGGGGGGTGGCAAGCGTTATTGGGAAAGCTGGATCACGCGGGAGGACCTCGCTGGCCTGGCCGACTGGGAATCGGCGTTCGGTGACGAATACGAAGCCCGGTTGGTGTTCGCATACCTGCTGCAGGGGCCGCCGGACCGCTGGCCGGCGGTTATGCCCCATCTGTTCAAGGGAGAATCCTTCGCTTTCTACACCGCCGGCTTGGCCGACTACCGCGAAGTCTGCCGTGATCGCTCGGATCGCTGGCAGACGGTATCCGTGCCCAACACCGCCTTTCGGCGGATTCTCCGGCCCCTGGACGCTCTCTTGACCGGATCCCCGCCATTGTGCCCGTCGGCCGAAAGACCCGCTGACCTTTTACCCTGAATCACCCTTGCCTATAATGAAGTCAATACCGGGGAATGTGGAAACTACGGCCTACGGGACAAGATTCATGATTCGAACAACGTTGTTCTTCCTGACAGGACTGTTGCTGGTGCTTGGTCCGGCTCTGGCGCAGGGACCATCCGAAGGACCGACCTACAACTTTAAACCCAGAACGACGATGATCGAGTGGTTGATCGGAACGATCTTTCTGGTCGGCTGCCTCGTGGTTGCCTTCAAACCCAGCAAGCGATCGAACCTGAAATGATCGCGATGCGACGGCCTGAACGCTCTTACTGAGGAGGATCCTGAGAATGAGCAAACAAGCCTTCACCGTTTTCCTCGTAGGTGTCAATCTCCTGCTGCTTGGCGGCCTGATTCTGTCGAGCTACTCGTTGCCCGAGGCCAAAGCTCAGCCCGTCAGCCTCCGCGGCGAGTTCATTCTCATCTCGGCCCAGGCGGAGAGAAACAACGACACCATCTATCTGCTCGACCTTGCACGACGCCAGATGCACGCCTTCCGCGCTCAGGTGCCCCAGATGATCGAGCAGCCGATGATGGTGCGTTGGTACCACTCGCGCGACCTGGTGCGGGATTTCCGCTGAAAGGGGGATGAAAATGAACAGCAAGGATTTCGCGATCGGCGTCCTGACCATAACCGCCGTCATCCTGCTGACCGGCCTGATCATCATCCACGCCGTCAGCCCCAGGCAAGCCATGGCCGTCGGACAGAATGCCGAAGGCGGCGATTACCTGGTCACGACCAGCCAGTACAACGATTACACCGAACTGTTGATGGTCTTCGACACGGCCCAGATGAAGATGAACGCATATGTCTTCAATCCTCAGACGGGTCAGGTCGAGCTCCTGCAGCCGCCCATCCCCATTGTCCGCCAGATGCAGGAGCCTCAAAGACAGCCCGGACGAACGAGATGAGAGCCGCATGCCTGCCCCAGCATCCGGCTATTCCTGTCGACCGGCAGATGCTGCCGAATCCGCGGGTTTCACGGGTGGCCGGCCCGCCGGAACACGGCCAAACCGCCGGGAACGGCACAGGACGGCGCGAACCCGCATTGACACATCGGAACACCGCACAATGTCCGATCTGATACGCACGATCGTTCGACAGGTCGTTGACGGCGCCGCGGTTACGCGGTCTCAGGCCGAGCAGCTCGTTCGGATTGACCGCCGCCACCTGCCCGAATTATTCGCGGGCGCAAGCCGGATCCGCCAAGAATACCTCGGCCCCAAGGCACGCTGTTGCAGCATCGTTGCGTCAAAGGTGGGGCTATGCGATCAGGACTGCGCCTTTTGCAGCCAGTCTGCGTACTATCGAACCCACGTAGCGGGAGGCAGGACCCTGACGTCGCAGGATGTGCTGGCGGCCGCGCGGGAATCTGCCGACAACGGCGCCCAGTCGTTCGGTATCGTCAACAGCGGCCTGGGCCCGAGCGATGATGAAATCGAAGAGTGGGGTAATGTCATCCGGGCAATCCGCCGGGAAGGGCGGGTGCGCGCATGCGCCTCACTCGGTGTGCTCACCGCTCCCCAGGCTCAGCGTCTGGCCGAGGCCGGCGTCCAACGATACAACCACAACCTCCAGACCTCACGACGACATTTCTCGAGCATCGTCACAACGCATACATACGATGATCGGCTCCAAACGCTGCGAAATCTGCGGGCGGCCGGCATCGAGCTATGCTGCGGAGCTCTCTTCGGCATGGGCGAGACATGGAACGATCGTCTCGATCTGGCCTTCGAGCTGCGCGAGGTCAATCCCGAGGTCGTACCCATCAACTTCCTTATTCCGATCCCCGGTACGCCGCTTGAACACAGCAGGGCACTCGAACCGATCGAGTGTCTGCGGATCATCGCCGTCTACCGTTTCATCCTCCCATCGCAGCATCTCAACATCGCCGGCGGCAGGGAGGTTAACCTGCGTGACCTCCAAAGCTGGATGTTTCTCGCCGGGGCCGACAGCTTCATGATGGGCAACTACCTGACCACCTGCGGCCGCCCAGTTGCCGAAGACCTGCGAATGATCAGCGATCTCGGCCTCGAACTTGAACCTTATCTCCAACCGGCCGCAGCCCCAGATGAAGCTCATCGCTCTCACACGCCCGTCTGAAAGATGCCCGCTGATATCCTGGTAACCGGAATCGGAATCGTCTCGCCCGCTGGAATCGGCTGCGAGCAAACATGGCGCACATTGTTGGCTAATGGCAAGGCGGTTCGCCGTCTGGCAGGGGGGTGGCATCCCCGATTTGCCACTGTGTGCGGCGCGACCATCGACGCCTTCAACCCTCCTCCAGGAACCGAGCATCTCAGCCGGACCTCCCAACTGGCCGTCGCCGCTGCCGAAGAGGCCCTGGCATGGGCGAAACTGGCCGGCCAACCTGCAGCAAGTGGGCGAGTTGCGGCTTCCATCGGCACGAGCAAGCCTCTCGTGGATCTGCTTTTGCCGGATCCCTGCGATGCCGACCCCGATAGGAGGCTTCGTATCCGACCGTCTTGTGGATGGTTCGATTTCCTGCCAGATGCGCCCGCTCGCACGGTCTCTGCCCGCTTTGGCTTTGCCCGCGCGCATTCGACCGTGTGTGCCTGCTCGACGGGCCTGCATGCCATCATCCGCGGGGCCGAAATGATTCAAGAAGGCCAAGCCGATATCGTCTTGGCGGGCGGAGCCGACTTTTCGTTGTCGCCGCTGTGGCTGGGCGCTTATCAGAACATGGGCGTCCTGGCCCCGGAGGACCCCGAACTGGGACCTGCTTGGGCATGTCGGCCCTTTGACCGGCAACGCAAAGGATTCGTCGTCGGCGAGGGCGCATCTTTCGTAGTTCTCGAGTCCCGCGCCTCGGCGAACCGGCGGGGCGTTTCACCCTGGGCTTGCCTGCGGGCCTGGGCCATCGGCAGCGACCCCGCCGGCCTGACCCGGCTTTCCGGAGATGGAAACCCCTTGGCTGAGGTCGTCCGAACAGCCCTGAACAACGGATCTACCCGCCCCGAAGATGTCTCCTGCATCTACGCCCACGGGACCGCGACACCCCAGAACGATCTTGCTGAAGTGAGCTGCTTTCGCCGAGTCTTCGGACGCCACTTGACCTCCCTGCCAGTGGTCTCAACCAAGGGCGCCATTGGCCACCTCATGGGTGCTGCCGGGGCCGTCGAGACGGCACTGGCCGTTTGGGCCGCCCAGGCAAGGAGGAGTCCTGGCACGGCCACCCTCGTCGAGCCGGACCCCGAATTCGCCGATCTCCGCTTGCCCACCGCGGCCTTCGACCTTGCGGCGGGGGCCATCCTGAAGACCTCTTTGGGGTTCGGCGGCCACTTGGCGGCCATCCTGGTCCAATCGCCGTAGAATGCCCAAAAAGTCCGATTCCACGCCGTTGCCGGCAATCCAGCCCCCCCACCGCCCGACGCAACATAACCTGCCTTATCGGACGTTATGGCGGGGCGCGAAAACCGCCCCCCGGACCTCACCGTAACGAACCGCCCCGGCCAGGTAACGGTCCGTCTCACTCGTCCTTTTGCGCCAAACGTCGATACAAGAGCGCAACTCGCCCGGTCCGCTGGATGAGATGACAGGGAATCGACGCGGCCAGCGCCACGGCCATCTGCTGTGCCTCATCGCGGTCATCGCAGTCGATTCGCACCTTAAGCAGATCGGTGTGTTCAAAACACTGACGGACGTGGGCTGCGAAAGTCTCAGTCAGGCCCTGGCGCCCCAATGTCAGCTTGGCCTTCAGTCTGTGCCCCCGGCCAAGCAATCCGCGTCGGACCGGAGGGCTTGGCTCAGGGCCTGGGTCGCAGCCCCCGGATGTGTCGTATACGCAAGTCATGGCACTTTACGGTACGGTCGGCCACAGTGAATGGCAACGTCTCTCGGCGGAGAATCCGGGCAAACGCGCAGCCGTGGGTTTGCATACCCGTCCGCTTCCGTTCTAGAATGCTCGCGTTCCGATGGTTCGATGCTTGCCCGGCACTTGGAGCAATAACGCATGCCCGTAGACGAAATCGAGTTTGAGTGCGAAGAATCGATGGAAAAGGCGGTTGAGTTCCTACGCCAGGAATTGCGCACGGTACGAACCGGCAGGGCTTCCCCAGGCCTGGTCGAGCATCTCAAGGTAACCGTGGAGTCCTACGGCTCGACCATGGAACTTCGCGAACTGGCGAGTATCTCCGTGCCCGAGAACAACCAGTTGCTCATCAAGCCCTTCGATCCGGGAACGCTCAAGGATATTGAACGGGCCATACGCGGCTCCGAACTGGGCATCACCCCCATGAGCGACGGCAAGATCATCCGCCTGCCCGTTCCCCCGCTTTCCGGGGAACGACGGCAACAACTCCTGGCCCAGGTTCGCAAGCTCGGCGAAGCCCAGAAAGTCGCCATCCGCAACGTTCGCAGGGATGGCAACAAGAACCTCGACGCCGAACAGAAGAACAAGCAGATCTCAGAGGACGAGGCCGAGGCCTCCAAGGAGCGAATCCAGGAGCTGACCAAGAAGTACGAATCGCAGGTTGACGCCCTTGTCGCAGCCAAAGCCAAAGAGATCGAACAAGGTTGAGACCTCTGGGCGGGCCCCCGGCAAGAGTAATCTGGCAACGACCACACCATGCCAAGGACGGTGCAATCACCTCGTGAGAACCCGGAGCCCGGCCCGCTGCTCCCCAAGGGCCTGCAACGGGGAGACCCGCCGCCTGTTCAAACCCCCCTGCTTCAGCACCCCGTCGTCGGCGGGAGCATCGTACTTGTCGCCGCCGCCGCAATGCAGATTCTCGTCTGGCTTGTCGGACTTCGCCTCCAATCGCCTCGCCCGATGGCTCCTTCCAGCCTTGTCGCCCACGGCTTGTTGCACGAGCTGATCGCTGACGCGCTTGCGGACCAAGGACTGGAGGCAGCTCAGGTCGCCTCGATCCTCTTTGTCGCCAATCTGCTGCTCGCACTGCTTTCCGGCATCGCCTGGTACGGTATCGGGTGGCTGGGGTTGGGGCCCAAGTGGGGCCTGTGGGTCGGTCTACTCTGGGTCATTCATCCCTCCTTCTCGTTTGTCGCCAATCAGGCCGACAGACTCAACTCCCTCATCGCTCTCGTCTCTTTGTCGTGGTGCGCTCTTTTGTGGTGGCGGCGATCGCGAAAGACCGGCATCGCCCTAGTCCTCGGTTTGTTGGCCGCGACGAGCCTGTCGATCAGCCTTCAATCTCTCCTGTTTCTCGCGATCGCGGTGCCGGCTATGCTCCTCTCCACGCGCGGAGCACACGGCGGCAGAATCACCGGGCCGATCACCACCCTGACGGCGTTCGTCGTGGGAACGACAATCCTTACGGCGGCCATCGCACTGCCACGATTGCCTACGGTACTGTCCAACGGCCCGCTCAAAAAAGAAGCCGCCCTGTCACCTTCTCAAACTCGTCACGCTTGGCCCCACGCTGCCGCCCCGCTTGTCGCCCACGCAGCCCATCCGGGCGACGCTCTCCGCCTCCGGGCGGCTCTTAAATTCTTCCTGATCCGAGACCGGCTTCGTGATGACTTAAGGCAGATCGTCACTCGGTTCCATACCGATTTGTGGAACGCGATTGAGGACGGCAGCGGCTCACATATCGCCCAGGCCGCCTTGGCCGCCTCGCCGCCTGGCACCGCCGATCACCCCCCCGCCGGAAGATTCCTGATCGACCAATGCCGCGACGCTCCCGCTCAAACGCTCACTTGGCTGGCCCAACGCATGTGGAAGTCGATCTACACCACAAGAGACCACCGGACTCACTATCCGTTCATCCTTCTTCAGTTCCTCTGGTTGATCCCGGCCTTCTGGGGCTTGTGGATCGCCCTTCGCTATCCACCCTGGCGATGGTTCGCCGCCGCTGCCGGCCTCTTCACTGGTTGTCACTGGTTGCTGGTAGCTCTGGCCGAGCCTCTGGCCCGGAACCTGGTGCCGGTGGGCGGTTTCGCCATTCTCTTGGCACTCGTGGGAGTCACCGATGTCTACGAGCGGTTCTTTGGCCGTAGACTGACCGCGCCCGCCCCCGCTTCCCGACCAGCCCGACTGAAACGCATTCAGCAAAACCTCAGCAACAGTCCCCACGACTGAGCATTCGGCCGGGGTGACAAGTCCCGCACTCTGCCGTTGTTGCAGCCTCGGACAAGTCACCTTATAATGCGCACAAGTAGTAGATGCAGGGCTGGCGACGGCCGGGTCCCTGCCACATGGGACTCGCGCCGCA encodes the following:
- a CDS encoding DUF2961 domain-containing protein, whose protein sequence is MSRRLTDVAVIALVLLSAGGRPVSAAAKELTYEDLLAHLTDLDRLPVIEPGVRCLQFSSYDRASQYDAATNSYINWDANGDAGNYLRIDPQTKEGVMAEMDGPGCIFRIWSANPQGVIRFYLDGDAKPTYEWDFSKLCTGVIAPFVRPLVWKRDPNDVNSASNIYLPIPFAKSCKVTSVIPQPDGSGKTPGHYYIIDYRTFPKDWTVPTFKLPLTESQRAAVEETALKWSRCGQTGAHPLDRFATKKETIAPGQRLVVAELEGPAVIRQFRAKVNSSEKWATRKVGLRIYWDDETEPSVCCPIGDFFGEPKDVEYKSYPMGITDSMNYCFFPMPFRSRAKIDLVNEGKQPAPVEVAVAYRTQEVPEDWAYFKAKFRCEIASESFDYPLIETSGTGKLVGICLFPDNIHGGWWGEGDEKVYVDGEKFPSWFGTGSEDYFGDAWGIRHFTNPSHGHPQKNVERMQGCYRWHLGDNIPYYKSLRMTIENYTGLPHVTSRNDYSSVAYWYQLPGGEDFFEEVPLVDRIPRGFVATGALEIERCQDPAALSDSLRLVDDAGLPKPLSSGGGLMFVGKLGDEVTFQVPVAEDEHYLLRPVLAQDVRNSRFELLVDGKPAGERPYLRKGVMPITLKFTGEPVDGDRCRVIIDYMRMEVYRNFITQWLVVGPFPNPEHKGFSTVYPPEERLDFGARYAGNDNQELTWQPVSSQDGVIMLQGRFKPSEDVVVYGACIVRSPKAGKRTLLVGSDDGIKIWLNGKLVWEHLVRRAIKPDEDRIEVELKQGDNLLLLKLDQGPGDMGWAVRFLDPADELQFALPK
- the xerD gene encoding site-specific tyrosine recombinase XerD — encoded protein: MPDLRLRSWPQPESRAAPALSWCAQIEAFLRYLKIEAGLSENTLTAYRHDLTSLAGFCADQRIDIKTINVRHIQAFMVALRESVNLAESSIARRLVAVKLFLRYLHQHGLTDEDVSALVETPKKWQHLPRVLSRQDVDKLLGLPNEADDPLALRDRAILELFYATGLRVSELVGLVLGSVHLDIGYLRCMGKGRRERVVPIGSRAIEALREYLTILRPQLVDGTSSDRLFVSRTGKPLDRTNCWRLVVKYARQMGVAGRLSPHTLRHCFATHLLAGGADLRVVQELLGHADISTTQIYTHVDNSRLKAVHRQFHPRQ
- a CDS encoding CCA tRNA nucleotidyltransferase codes for the protein MKRPLSIQDAALRVVKRLRQHEHQAFWAGGSVRDMLLGREPTDIDVATDALPDTIIKLFTRTRKVGAKFGVVMVRQGPHWIETATFRTDLDYRDGRHPGKVVFTTAEEDAQRRDFTINGLFYDPISKEVIDYVGGRRDLEAGIIRAIGDPARRFAEDHLRMLRAVRFSARFGFPIEPGTAAAIREQAEHIGRISPERIREELEKMLSHPSRAEAVRQIAELGLLDHLWPNGRWPRDRVADSIRVLSKLPEQAGFVLSMAALLNAYPPASVRQIARDLRCSNHQSGRITWLIEHVDDIHHAEVLCLPAMKMLIAHEGFEELLELHQAICLARGLPLDGNEIARRRKASIPPEEVAPPPFVTGDDLIAAGLEPGPRFREILDRLYDEQLDDRLMSRDQAMARMRELLRGTAGEHGHSHQ
- a CDS encoding RsmD family RNA methyltransferase, which codes for MRIIAGQWRGRQIAGPEGNRTRPITDRAKTVLFDVLGHRLARPGTLPPAAVLDLFAGTGTLGIESLSRGARFTLFVEQHRPAVALIRENLDSLGVSQARGRVLRADATECEFPPPPGPPDVYSIVLVDPPYRLLTGPSPHPAMRPLLQRLAVDPVIADDAMIVIRHQRNPTGGPDLSPLVELERRDVGSMTFRFMSTPRCGAAVRSESVSGDEEEE
- a CDS encoding YkgJ family cysteine cluster protein, producing the protein MKPPTVPPSTDLCGKCVGLCCRYFALAIDKPETRRDFEDIRWYLLHEDTAVFVEEGQWYLQINRKCRALMPDNRCAIYEERPPICRSYKTHNCDWHGDQYEYERVFVDPDDMTAYAREYLSKKRKSRAAARKRRKATAARKARQLKVRKTGPARRPRIAIPLLKSA
- the hisS gene encoding histidine--tRNA ligase, producing the protein MRFQAPKGTRDFYPEDMAARNWIMDTWRRVSLRNGFEEYDGPIFELLDLYKAKSGEGIVSELFHFEDRGGRELAIRPEMTPTLARMIAARANSLPRPIKWFSMPRLCRAERPQRGRLREFFQWNIDLVGVDDVVSDAECILVAIDFFREIGLTPDDVVMKINSRSLLSSLLAAQGFEKQRHEDVFAVLDKRDKLPPEAFVEAVEKVARNANEKAALLEIGQAAGDEGLADLAGVALENQPAQAELARLKQLLGMLARMGVGGYCRFDMGVVRGLAYYTGVVFEAFGKGEFQRAICGGGRYGFLLEAVGGPPMSGIGFGTSDVVILTLLTELNRLPAEAKKIRQVDLFLIDADPTLFDEVLALAARLRKAGFAAEFSYRRQALGKQLKQASACNASRAVIVGSEYTQRQVVCVKDLASGRQTEVGIERFLADPLDRRSSNS